In Polyangia bacterium, the genomic stretch CTTCCGGCCAGCACCGGCGTGGCCTACGAAGTTCCGGGCGTGACCGCCTTCGTGCGGCTACGCGACATCGTCAAGACCCCGGTGCGTCGGGTGGGCGTCATCCACCGGCCCGTCTTCCACGACTTCATCGAACGCCAGAAGATCTTGGCGGCCAAGGAAAAGATCGACCTCGTCGCCATCGCCGTGTCGGCCAACCCTGATCCGAAAGAGGTGCAGCTGGCGCTGCGACAGCTCAAGACCGGTCCGCCCGTCGACGCTTTGTGGATCCTCAACGACAACCGGCTGCTGCCCAGCGGCGAGTTCTTGGAGACGGCGTGGCGCGCCGGCGTCGCCGCCCTGGACGTGCCGGTGATCGTCGGCATCGCCGCCCTGGTCAGCGAGGACGCGCACTTCGGGACCTTCGCGGTGGTGCCCGATCTCGACGCCCTGGGCGTGCAGACCGCCAACCTGGTCTTCGAGCTCGCCGACCGGCACTGGAACGCCGACGGCCTGCCGGTCGAGCTGCCGGTGTCGACGGTGACGGTCGGCAACCTGCGCCAGCTCCGCCAGCGCTTTGGCCTGCGCGACGGCGCCTTGCAACGGATCGATCGCACCGTCGAATGACCGCTGACCCGTCGGTCTTAAAGACCATCCGCGGTTCCGCCGATTTTCCTGGCACGGCATGAAGCGCGTCCTGGTCATTGACGACTCTGGTTCGATCCGCGCGCTGGTGCGCGACGCGCTGGTCCCCGCCGGCTATGACGTGCTGGAGGCGTGCGACGGCGTCGACGGCCTGGAGAAGATCCGCGCCGCCGCCGCCGAACTGGCGCTGGCGCTGGTGCTGTGCGATCTGAACATGCCCCGCATGGGCGGCATGGAGCTGATCGCCGCCTGTCAGTCGCAAGGCTGGCAGACGCCGTTTCTGATCCTGACCAGCGACGGGCAACCGTCGGTGATCCGCCGGGCCCGCGACGTGGGCGTCAAAGGCTGGATCGTCAAACCGATCAAACCTGATCTCCTGCGCTTCGCCGTCGACAAGATCCTGAACGGCGGCTAGACAGTCCAGCAGCGATCGGCGATCGTGCCGCGCATGCCCAAGGACCTTCTTGTTCCCGGCACCAGCGGCAACAAGCTGATGATCGACAACGCCGATCTCGGCTGGCCGTCGGCGCTGTCCGCGCAGGGCTGGCTGGCTGGCCTCACCGGTTACGCCATCGGCCTTGACGGCCTGCCGATGAGCGCCGACGCCATCGTCGAGGTGATGAGCATGGAGTTCGCCGACGCCACCTCGACCCAGCCGACCAAGACCACCTTGAAGAAGGGCAGCGCCGTCGGTCCGGGTCCGGTGCTGGAGCTGGTTTACAATCAATTCCTCGACTTTGACCGCTTCATTTACGATTTTAGGGCCGACCTTCGCCACAGTGGAGAATTGTTGCTGGCGCACCTTCTGGAAAATCGTCCCGCCGGCGATCGCTGGCGCATTGTCTGTCACTCGCAGGGCGGTCTGCTGGTGGCGGTGGCCAGCAAGCTTTACGCTCGTCAACACAAAGACGACGACCGCGCCTTCTCCCAGCTGGTCAGCCACGTCGGTTTCGTGGCCACGCCTTTTTACGGCACGGTGAACGCCGCCGCCGCGCTGCTGGTGGGCGAGCAACTGTCGACCGGTTTCGCCTCGCACTTTCGGGCCATCGCTCGTACCTGGCCCTCGCTGCACCAGATGCTGCCGGTGTGGCCGGGGTCGGTGCAGACCAAGACCGG encodes the following:
- a CDS encoding response regulator; translation: MKRVLVIDDSGSIRALVRDALVPAGYDVLEACDGVDGLEKIRAAAAELALALVLCDLNMPRMGGMELIAACQSQGWQTPFLILTSDGQPSVIRRARDVGVKGWIVKPIKPDLLRFAVDKILNGG